The Bacteroidia bacterium genome has a segment encoding these proteins:
- a CDS encoding M48 family metalloprotease: MKKIFLIFALLAPMLFGCNDNPDDNTLNIFSVEDDISLGQQTSEEINNSPAEFPILDEGQYPEAYAHLHRIRDNILNSGKVFYKDRFTWEMKIIHDDDVLNAFAAPGGYIYVYTGLIKFLEAEDQFAGVLAHEIAHADRRHVTDQLTKIYGIQFMLDVVLGTDQNAISDIAAQLAQLKFSRSAESDADEYSVIYLCPTELEADGAADFFRRMDDSQRPPEFLSTHPNPENRVEKIEEKEQELGCTGTEEHVQRYQDFKNSLP, translated from the coding sequence ATGAAAAAAATATTTCTAATTTTTGCGCTGTTGGCACCAATGCTTTTTGGCTGCAATGACAACCCGGACGATAATACGCTCAATATATTTTCTGTAGAAGATGATATTTCCCTTGGACAGCAAACCAGCGAGGAGATCAACAACAGCCCTGCGGAATTCCCAATTCTGGATGAAGGGCAATATCCCGAAGCTTATGCCCACCTGCACAGGATCCGGGATAATATATTGAACAGCGGAAAGGTATTTTACAAAGACAGGTTTACCTGGGAAATGAAGATCATCCACGATGATGATGTGCTGAATGCCTTTGCCGCACCTGGAGGTTATATATATGTCTATACCGGGCTCATCAAGTTCCTGGAGGCTGAGGATCAGTTTGCAGGAGTGCTTGCACATGAGATTGCCCATGCTGACAGACGGCATGTCACTGATCAACTCACCAAGATCTATGGTATTCAGTTTATGCTTGATGTAGTGCTCGGAACAGATCAAAATGCCATCTCTGACATTGCTGCTCAGTTGGCCCAGTTGAAGTTCAGCCGGAGCGCGGAGTCTGATGCTGATGAATATTCCGTAATCTATCTGTGTCCTACTGAGTTGGAGGCAGACGGAGCGGCTGACTTTTTCAGGCGGATGGATGATTCCCAGCGACCTCCTGAGTTTTTAAGTACGCACCCAAATCCTGAAAACCGGGTTGAAAAAATTGAAGAGAAGGAACAGGAATTAGGCTGTACAGGTACGGAGGAACATGTGCAACGTTACCAGGATTTCAAAAACAGCCTGCCATAA
- a CDS encoding TerB family tellurite resistance protein: MKQKELAELGYQILMILAIVDGEYEENEIDVILNFIKENYTQEINLEELNDRLSELPQSQQLEYLEKLVKGFNMLSSHDQRVHFLNFAIDLVSADNKIEPEEKRTLSKIASFWNVDYDTSILKRME, translated from the coding sequence ATGAAACAAAAAGAATTGGCAGAATTAGGCTATCAAATACTCATGATACTGGCCATTGTGGATGGAGAATATGAGGAGAACGAAATAGATGTGATCCTTAATTTTATAAAAGAAAACTATACCCAGGAAATTAATCTGGAAGAGCTCAACGACAGGCTGTCAGAGCTGCCTCAATCGCAACAACTGGAATATCTGGAGAAGCTGGTGAAAGGTTTCAATATGCTGTCCTCGCATGATCAGCGTGTGCATTTCCTTAATTTTGCTATTGACCTTGTTTCGGCAGACAATAAAATTGAACCCGAGGAAAAAAGAACCTTATCAAAAATTGCCAGCTTTTGGAATGTTGATTACGACACTTCCATTTTAAAACGAATGGAGTAA
- a CDS encoding mechanosensitive ion channel family protein, producing MIRESMFNEWVEWLQQVLHINSESQIKILITAGILVLLYVLRQTLLAVVFRHQKNLKVQYHWRKTSTYLTFLIGLLILIQIWFEGLASLATYLGLLSAGIAIALRDPLVNLAGWAFLVWRRPFVVGDRIEIAGVAGDVIDIRIFQFTLVEIGNWVDADQSTGRIIHIPNGQVFIHTQANYTMGFGYIWNEVPVRITFESNWRKAKKILQDIAETRTEHLSKPAEEKIRQASQKYMIFYSKLTPIVYTTVKDFGVVLTLRFLCDPRKRRGTEEVIWEEILEKFQQASDIGFAYPTTRFFNNLKEGSPGSGPENPALNQDQ from the coding sequence GTGATTCGAGAATCAATGTTCAATGAATGGGTGGAATGGCTGCAGCAGGTGCTGCACATAAATTCCGAATCGCAGATAAAAATATTGATCACTGCGGGCATTTTGGTGCTGCTCTACGTCCTGAGGCAGACACTGCTTGCGGTGGTATTTCGCCATCAGAAGAACCTTAAAGTTCAATACCACTGGCGCAAAACCTCAACGTATCTCACATTCCTGATCGGGCTGCTGATCCTTATCCAGATCTGGTTTGAGGGATTAGCCTCCCTTGCCACTTATCTCGGATTGCTTTCGGCAGGTATCGCCATAGCGCTGCGCGATCCGCTGGTGAACCTGGCCGGCTGGGCCTTCCTCGTATGGCGCAGACCCTTTGTTGTGGGCGACAGGATTGAAATTGCAGGCGTTGCGGGCGATGTCATTGATATCCGCATTTTCCAGTTCACTCTTGTGGAAATAGGAAACTGGGTAGACGCTGACCAAAGCACGGGAAGGATCATTCATATTCCCAACGGACAGGTTTTCATTCATACCCAAGCCAATTACACGATGGGTTTCGGCTATATCTGGAATGAAGTACCCGTACGGATCACCTTTGAAAGCAACTGGAGAAAGGCCAAGAAAATATTGCAGGACATAGCGGAAACCCGCACCGAACACCTGAGTAAGCCTGCTGAGGAAAAAATCCGGCAAGCCTCCCAGAAGTACATGATCTTTTATTCCAAGCTTACGCCCATAGTTTACACAACGGTAAAAGATTTTGGCGTGGTCCTTACGCTGCGTTTTCTTTGTGATCCCAGGAAAAGACGTGGCACAGAAGAAGTGATCTGGGAAGAAATTCTGGAAAAATTCCAGCAGGCCAGTGACATTGGTTTTGCCTATCCTACCACTCGTTTTTTCAACAATCTTAAAGAAGGTAGTCCTGGAAGCGGCCCTGAAAATCCTGCCTTAAACCAGGATCAATAG
- a CDS encoding M43 family zinc metalloprotease: protein MFRLILILLMVICLLPAAAQNIFQPSGKVTLHGKGADTGPKGYSLPAPVPATRNCQAVEIWEEKHLKFADLESAAEFEKAIAAQIQLQQNSANKDGQVHIIPVVVHVVHNGEAKGTGANISFDQIKSQIEILNEDFRRKEHTPGFNGHSSGADTEIEFELALRDPEGQVLTEPGVNRVNGNHSSWNSVSQIEQLLKPATQWDPEQYLNIWSVNYGGALKNNLGYGQFPSVSNLPGLPQIAGLASTDGIVIRYTAFGSEGNVAAPYNQGRTLTHELGHWLGLRHVWGDGDCNSDDYCDDTPVSSEPNYICYSRFNTCANDSGYDMAENYMNYTPDSCMNVFTLDQRARMRAVLAICPRRKELTNSEVYLPISRPTAFFEMNRNSICEGESVKFTDRSTNQPDTWEWTFFNEFGQTVATSTFPDPQIMIPDYGIYSVMLIAGNSFGRDTIYRENNITVLKAGQMTLPFYENFEEQDVLPGWLPYNPDNDRTWQFDGTASADTAGNWSIYFDNYDFISDPYGNVDVLISNRLNLPPDSTAWLTFQVAYARFSEDYSDTLALYYSLDCGQTFLPFWRKGGSDLATTTDETQAFRPQQNEWRKEQVSLGFLKGQPSVYLAIANWSGWGNNLYLDDISIKSEIGALKPVASFLLKKDTACANEAILFSDRSGNFPSEWHWEFPGGIPATSSLQQPVVRYQAPGRYAMKLVVKNAAGADSILLQDAITIAEPPALTISASDSSLCQGDSLTIQATGGYDHYWLDGRGSIIFFGQKIRLQPTVDQTYSVFAENLYGCPASRSVDITIKTRPPQPEITRLDDLLVSTPASSYQWWKNGQLLSGETGQTLQLVSSGSYQVAVVNVQGCTSFSEPVTAFPTGIEEQPDLEWFIAGNTLNIWLKNWQTSRANVEIYHASGKLIRKQEISHSAATFTLPERASGLYLIRVYSDDQWLVKKFLLGQ from the coding sequence ATGTTCCGACTTATTCTTATTCTGCTGATGGTAATCTGTTTATTGCCGGCAGCGGCTCAAAATATATTTCAGCCTTCAGGCAAAGTAACACTTCACGGTAAAGGAGCGGACACAGGCCCGAAAGGCTATTCCCTACCAGCGCCTGTTCCTGCTACCAGAAACTGCCAGGCAGTGGAAATTTGGGAGGAAAAACATCTCAAGTTTGCTGATCTTGAAAGTGCGGCTGAATTCGAAAAGGCCATTGCCGCTCAAATCCAGTTGCAGCAGAACTCCGCCAATAAGGATGGCCAGGTACATATTATTCCGGTGGTGGTGCATGTGGTACATAATGGCGAAGCAAAAGGCACCGGAGCTAATATTTCATTTGACCAGATAAAATCGCAGATTGAAATCTTAAACGAGGATTTTCGAAGAAAAGAGCATACGCCAGGATTTAATGGCCATTCGTCCGGGGCTGATACCGAAATAGAATTCGAACTGGCATTGCGCGATCCGGAAGGCCAGGTACTGACAGAACCGGGCGTAAACCGGGTTAACGGTAATCACAGTTCCTGGAACTCAGTGAGCCAGATTGAGCAATTATTGAAGCCTGCCACACAGTGGGATCCGGAGCAATATCTGAATATATGGTCCGTCAATTACGGGGGTGCATTAAAAAATAACCTGGGTTACGGACAATTTCCAAGTGTTAGTAACTTACCAGGATTGCCTCAAATTGCCGGTCTTGCTTCTACAGACGGCATCGTGATCCGATACACCGCGTTTGGCAGCGAGGGGAATGTGGCTGCTCCTTACAACCAGGGCCGGACACTTACACATGAATTGGGTCACTGGCTGGGCCTGCGCCACGTCTGGGGCGATGGTGATTGCAATTCGGATGATTATTGCGATGACACGCCAGTTAGCAGCGAACCCAACTATATCTGTTATTCCCGCTTTAATACTTGCGCGAACGATTCCGGCTATGATATGGCGGAGAACTATATGAATTACACTCCGGATTCATGCATGAACGTTTTTACGCTCGATCAAAGGGCCCGGATGCGAGCGGTGCTGGCTATTTGCCCCAGAAGGAAGGAACTGACGAACAGTGAGGTTTACCTTCCCATATCGCGCCCCACAGCATTTTTTGAGATGAACAGAAACAGCATTTGCGAAGGAGAAAGCGTGAAGTTTACTGACCGAAGCACGAATCAGCCGGATACCTGGGAATGGACATTTTTTAATGAGTTTGGACAGACGGTGGCTACTTCAACTTTTCCGGATCCGCAGATCATGATCCCGGATTATGGCATTTACAGTGTGATGTTGATAGCCGGGAATTCCTTTGGCCGGGACACAATTTACCGGGAGAATAATATTACGGTATTAAAGGCCGGACAAATGACCTTGCCGTTTTATGAAAATTTTGAAGAGCAAGACGTGCTGCCTGGCTGGCTGCCGTACAATCCTGATAACGATCGTACCTGGCAATTCGATGGAACGGCAAGCGCTGATACTGCCGGGAATTGGAGTATTTATTTTGATAACTATGATTTCATTTCTGATCCTTATGGGAATGTGGATGTACTCATCAGCAACCGGCTGAACCTGCCTCCCGATTCCACCGCATGGCTGACTTTTCAGGTGGCGTATGCTCGTTTTAGTGAAGACTATTCTGATACACTGGCGCTTTATTATTCGCTGGATTGTGGTCAGACTTTCCTCCCGTTTTGGCGCAAAGGCGGATCCGACCTTGCCACCACCACTGACGAAACACAGGCTTTCCGTCCGCAGCAGAACGAGTGGCGAAAGGAGCAAGTATCTCTGGGATTTTTAAAAGGACAGCCATCTGTCTACCTAGCAATAGCCAATTGGTCAGGCTGGGGAAATAACCTCTACCTTGATGATATTAGTATAAAATCGGAAATAGGAGCCTTGAAACCGGTGGCTTCATTTCTTCTGAAAAAAGATACAGCCTGCGCCAATGAGGCAATTTTGTTTTCTGACCGCTCAGGTAATTTTCCAAGTGAGTGGCACTGGGAGTTTCCCGGAGGAATTCCTGCCACATCCTCTTTGCAGCAGCCGGTGGTACGGTATCAGGCTCCGGGAAGGTATGCGATGAAACTGGTGGTGAAAAATGCAGCCGGTGCTGATTCCATTCTCCTTCAGGATGCTATCACTATCGCTGAACCTCCCGCTCTCACTATCTCAGCCTCTGACAGCAGCCTCTGTCAGGGAGATTCGCTGACCATACAAGCTACAGGCGGGTACGACCATTACTGGCTCGATGGACGTGGTAGCATTATTTTCTTTGGTCAGAAGATCAGATTGCAACCTACAGTTGATCAGACATATTCAGTATTTGCCGAAAATCTTTATGGCTGTCCCGCCAGTCGCTCAGTAGATATTACCATAAAAACACGACCGCCTCAACCGGAGATTACACGGCTGGATGATCTGCTGGTTTCAACTCCTGCTTCATCCTACCAGTGGTGGAAGAACGGGCAATTATTATCCGGAGAGACAGGGCAAACGCTTCAATTGGTGTCTTCTGGCAGCTACCAGGTGGCAGTAGTAAATGTGCAAGGCTGTACAAGTTTTTCTGAACCTGTAACGGCCTTTCCCACGGGCATTGAGGAACAACCCGATCTGGAATGGTTTATAGCAGGAAACACGCTGAATATCTGGTTAAAGAATTGGCAGACCTCCCGCGCCAATGTTGAAATTTACCATGCAAGCGGAAAACTCATCCGGAAACAGGAAATATCCCACAGTGCCGCAACTTTTACTTTACCCGAAAGAGCCTCCGGATTATACCTGATCCGCGTTTATTCCGATGATCAATGGCTGGTAAAGAAATTCCTTCTGGGGCAGTAA
- a CDS encoding SRPBCC domain-containing protein produces the protein MKKGYKIQLQFDLPASPDDVFNAFTNSELIQVWSKKEGFVEPRIGGKLSYFDGQISGIVKEYDPGYYLGYTIRETNWADDWEDSMVEYSFTPKKNGSGILILHRDLPNEEALEKWEVTWNGLMIPQVRSLFELTY, from the coding sequence ATGAAAAAAGGCTACAAAATCCAGTTGCAATTCGATCTCCCTGCCTCTCCTGATGATGTTTTCAACGCGTTTACCAACTCTGAACTCATACAGGTGTGGAGCAAAAAGGAAGGCTTTGTTGAACCCAGAATAGGAGGGAAGCTCTCTTATTTTGACGGACAGATCAGCGGGATTGTCAAGGAGTATGATCCCGGTTATTATCTCGGCTATACCATTCGCGAAACCAACTGGGCGGATGACTGGGAGGATTCTATGGTGGAGTATAGTTTTACTCCAAAAAAAAACGGCTCCGGTATCCTGATCCTTCACCGGGACCTGCCCAATGAAGAGGCACTGGAGAAGTGGGAAGTTACCTGGAATGGCTTAATGATTCCGCAAGTCCGAAGCTTATTTGAACTCACCTATTGA
- a CDS encoding PrsW family intramembrane metalloprotease — translation MFTGWPNFVLWIIIILAILQFLFWKRQNVKKPLWDFGSYNLIFISIFLSAIIYMMVQWFVQPVLIQDPQELVEEGEKRHLPGMAVEGYETLLAAEPYNARYHFQLLRTYFYADEAVLQEYEIAGDDVRGIIPRYRAHTRGKTQEEQDIGHLGLSTVNYFLNDYQVALYHLLKIRNDTLPNLNLVSGKVMEGLGEYEKAIEYYTREINYKGNVEDGYISLSSLLSDQNRKEELQQLLVEKEARKYVPIGIQRKVFFQQMDLPAYFGAIIKAIARKIDLLGFLGAFLILAVWVMYLVKIDMYEKEKWYHLLFTLLAGAVFALPAFYLHDFNRLVLGYELNGQPLHDFIYCVVGIGMVEELVKIIPFLLIMRFTKILDEPIDFLVYASLAALGFSFTENLLYFTPDELDVIHSRALLSSVSHMFDSSIIAYGFVLARFRHHKRSWPYFLIFFALAALAHGFYDYWLIADFNKYYILFTILFWASSLYMYSSLLNNALNHSPFFTQEVLLDTGKLLSYLFASLLGVFMFQYVAMSIFYGPDYGQVVLRNSFISGGFLLIFLSFNMSNFRIRRNKWMPVRFFTSHITADADDPVGLHVELHSLPKHDTLEDLLPAKGNITGRINISGEDRWYLVQLNEMRTFGSENFNQLLVRNPQNKILLMDENKLPVFLMLPRVPLPMAGGDFRISDFHYLGQASIEES, via the coding sequence TTGTTTACCGGCTGGCCAAATTTTGTGCTTTGGATTATTATTATCCTTGCCATTCTTCAATTCCTCTTTTGGAAGCGGCAGAACGTGAAAAAGCCACTTTGGGATTTCGGGAGCTATAATCTCATTTTCATCAGTATTTTCCTTTCGGCTATCATTTATATGATGGTTCAGTGGTTTGTGCAGCCCGTGCTGATACAGGACCCGCAGGAACTGGTAGAGGAAGGAGAAAAGCGCCATCTGCCCGGCATGGCAGTGGAAGGCTATGAAACCTTATTGGCGGCAGAACCATACAATGCCCGTTATCATTTCCAGTTGCTGCGCACCTATTTTTATGCTGATGAAGCGGTGCTTCAGGAATATGAAATTGCCGGGGACGATGTCCGCGGTATCATTCCCCGCTACCGCGCCCACACCCGTGGAAAGACGCAGGAAGAACAGGACATTGGCCACCTGGGGCTATCTACCGTTAATTACTTCCTGAATGATTATCAGGTTGCGCTTTATCATCTCCTCAAAATCCGGAATGACACGCTCCCAAACCTGAACCTTGTCTCAGGAAAAGTAATGGAGGGACTTGGGGAATATGAGAAAGCGATAGAATATTATACGCGGGAAATTAATTACAAGGGAAATGTTGAAGATGGCTACATTTCTCTGTCCTCGCTGTTATCAGACCAAAACCGGAAGGAAGAACTGCAGCAATTGCTGGTGGAAAAAGAAGCGCGCAAATATGTTCCCATAGGAATACAGCGAAAGGTATTCTTTCAGCAGATGGACCTGCCTGCATATTTCGGTGCTATCATCAAAGCCATAGCCCGGAAAATTGACCTGCTCGGATTCCTGGGCGCATTCCTCATTTTGGCGGTCTGGGTGATGTATTTGGTGAAAATAGATATGTATGAAAAGGAGAAATGGTATCACCTTCTGTTCACGTTGCTTGCGGGCGCTGTATTCGCACTGCCGGCATTTTACCTGCACGACTTTAACCGGTTGGTGCTTGGCTACGAGCTGAATGGACAGCCTCTCCACGACTTTATTTACTGCGTGGTGGGCATCGGAATGGTGGAAGAGCTGGTGAAGATCATCCCGTTTCTTCTTATCATGCGCTTTACCAAAATACTGGATGAACCGATTGATTTCCTGGTATATGCTTCGCTGGCTGCCCTCGGTTTCTCATTCACCGAGAACCTGCTCTACTTCACCCCTGATGAACTGGACGTGATCCACAGCCGCGCCCTCCTTTCGTCTGTCTCTCACATGTTCGATTCATCCATTATTGCTTATGGATTTGTGCTTGCCCGCTTCCGCCATCATAAACGATCCTGGCCATATTTCCTCATCTTCTTCGCCCTTGCCGCCCTCGCTCACGGATTTTATGATTATTGGCTTATTGCTGATTTCAACAAATATTACATTCTTTTTACTATCCTCTTCTGGGCCAGCAGCCTTTATATGTATTCCTCTTTGCTCAACAACGCGCTGAATCATTCACCCTTCTTTACGCAGGAAGTGCTGCTGGATACCGGAAAGTTGCTGAGCTATCTTTTCGCTTCGCTGCTGGGAGTCTTCATGTTTCAGTATGTGGCCATGAGCATTTTCTATGGGCCGGATTACGGACAAGTCGTGCTTCGCAATTCCTTTATCTCCGGAGGCTTTTTGCTGATCTTCCTTTCCTTCAACATGAGCAATTTCCGTATTCGCAGAAACAAATGGATGCCGGTCCGATTCTTCACCTCTCATATTACTGCTGACGCTGATGATCCGGTCGGCCTCCATGTGGAACTTCATTCGCTGCCGAAGCATGATACGCTGGAGGATCTGCTGCCGGCAAAAGGTAACATTACGGGCCGCATAAATATTTCGGGCGAAGACCGGTGGTACTTGGTACAACTGAATGAAATGCGAACTTTCGGCAGCGAAAACTTTAATCAGCTCCTGGTGCGCAATCCTCAGAACAAAATATTGCTGATGGACGAAAATAAACTTCCGGTTTTCCTGATGCTGCCCCGTGTGCCGCTGCCAATGGCAGGTGGCGATTTCCGCATTTCTGATTTCCACTATCTGGGCCAGGCCAGCATTGAGGAATCGTAA
- a CDS encoding carboxypeptidase-like regulatory domain-containing protein — protein MKRLKLPHIWHGLAAVFLLISMPEATAQFFNISQGFRLSGQVISADSLLPLRDVNILNLNLKTGTTTDQNGYFSLQVSEGDSLVFSIVGYERDTLVAKESEENEPVKILLKPRLYELRQATFYGVDNPLVFRQKFINLDLPDTTSYSPLQIPGMKKGAVAQDPAGGIAIQGPISLLYNQFSKQYREIKKLGKLQKEDQRAAQITAKYSREYVTRITGLEGERLTAFMAFCDVKDEFVLSASQLEIADRIEECHENFKKEQQ, from the coding sequence ATGAAGCGCCTGAAACTTCCACATATCTGGCATGGGCTTGCTGCCGTGTTTCTGCTGATATCCATGCCGGAAGCCACCGCTCAATTCTTTAATATATCGCAGGGCTTCAGGCTTTCCGGCCAGGTCATTTCTGCTGATAGCCTCCTTCCGCTCCGCGATGTAAACATTCTTAATCTTAATTTAAAAACCGGTACCACAACCGATCAAAACGGATATTTTTCACTGCAGGTAAGCGAAGGCGATTCATTGGTTTTCTCAATAGTGGGCTACGAAAGAGATACACTGGTAGCAAAGGAATCGGAAGAAAATGAGCCGGTGAAAATTCTGCTGAAGCCCCGGCTTTACGAACTTCGGCAGGCCACGTTTTATGGCGTAGACAATCCGCTTGTATTTCGCCAAAAGTTCATTAACCTTGATCTGCCTGATACCACAAGCTATAGTCCATTGCAAATTCCCGGTATGAAGAAAGGCGCAGTGGCGCAGGATCCTGCAGGAGGCATTGCTATTCAAGGTCCTATTTCGCTGCTTTACAATCAATTCAGCAAACAATACCGGGAAATTAAAAAGCTCGGCAAACTGCAAAAAGAGGATCAAAGAGCAGCTCAGATAACCGCCAAATACAGCCGCGAATATGTGACCCGGATCACAGGGTTGGAAGGTGAAAGGCTTACTGCCTTCATGGCTTTCTGCGATGTAAAAGACGAATTTGTACTATCTGCCTCACAGCTTGAAATCGCGGACAGGATAGAGGAATGCCATGAGAATTTCAAAAAAGAACAGCAGTAA